The following is a genomic window from Deltaproteobacteria bacterium CG11_big_fil_rev_8_21_14_0_20_42_23.
TAGTCCAATAGGGCGATGGTTTGAAAGTGTGGTGGTGTTTAGTACTTAGTGCTCTTGTTTTTTGTTTGTCATCCTCTGGCTTGACCAGGGGATCCACAATTCTACTTCACTTTTAAAACCACTAGATTCCCGCCTTCGCGGGAATGACAAAGAGGATACGCAGGATGACAAACCAAAAAACAACAGGGCGCTATAATTTTTAAAACGGCACATCATCAAAAGCTGATTCATTTGCGCCGGTGTCGAAGCCTGGAATGGTTTCGCCAGCAGCTTCATAAGAAGAGCCCGTGCTTGCTTCACCTTTCGAACCTAAAAACTGAACGCGCTGAGCTACCACTTCTGTAGTGTAGCGTTTGTTTCCATCTTTATCATCCCATGCACGCGTTTGAAGGCGGCCTTCAATGTAGACTTGGCGGCCTTTTGAAAGATATTGCGCGCAATTTTCTGCTTGAGGACCCCAAACGACAACACGGTGCCATTCAGTTTTTTCTTGGCGTTGCCCAGACTTGTCGTTCCATTTTTCGCTGGTTGCAATATTCAGCGTGGTGACAGCTTGGCCAGTTCCAGTTACTTTTTTTTCAGGATCTTGCCCAAGGTTTCCGATGATGATTACTTTGTTTACACTTGCCATATTTTTACCTCACAGGTTAACGTTTCGATGCAATTTTTTCTTCAAGCTTTTTAGTTTGATCAATCCATCTCATGTAATCGGTGTTGCGTTTCCACAACGGAATTTTTTCTTTCGCTTTTTGAATGTGAGCGTGAGCTTGTTCAGTTTTTTCAAGTTTGAGAAGTGTGTCC
Proteins encoded in this region:
- a CDS encoding single-stranded DNA-binding protein — translated: MASVNKVIIIGNLGQDPEKKVTGTGQAVTTLNIATSEKWNDKSGQRQEKTEWHRVVVWGPQAENCAQYLSKGRQVYIEGRLQTRAWDDKDGNKRYTTEVVAQRVQFLGSKGEASTGSSYEAAGETIPGFDTGANESAFDDVPF